Genomic segment of Apium graveolens cultivar Ventura chromosome 7, ASM990537v1, whole genome shotgun sequence:
AGAAGGTTAGTGCGGCTGCGCTGTAGTAGCGAGCGGCCGCGCCGAAGATGCAGAAttacagcgcgcccgcgctggtaaggcacgcggccgcgccgggtcgatttccaggaatttcgtttctactacaattctgattttctggacttctaatctgcatgggcttCTATATAATGTTAACTTAAGAATGTTATTCAATAACAAGACGCgccagagcttaaggagaaggcgtatGAAGACCATATAACACAATTTAATCAAGGCGAaaaggatctagtttattcttgtgattctttattttaagttataatcttggatgctagttttcttacttgtgaacctatactcttgttacgtacttagtttattatttattcagtataaagactacgtttattataccatacttttatcggaacccacgttgatgataaGTCCGATTgtgggctaatcattatcgtggggttctagcagatttacttatggatttctttagttaatatatttagatgccttagtgtgtggtgattgtatgatatcctagtattgattgtgcttattcgtcttatgagcgtcgcaaacttataatatatcgtgttaatctctattgaagcgaaagtgaatacaggggtttagaacttgccatgctagcataggttcatgtaattgatatgcatgatttgtaggtaattttaaccatcttacttgtcctatgtaatcatgatagataacttgtgcatcaaaccgttatgttgtcaaattctatagacatatagggtctcaatataattggtgtctattcaacttctatctcttttgtggatgtctgatagtagagtaatcgtacaacgaaagttggcgtttactagtttcatgttatctgattagagTCATCACCAATACATGCTGAGGTTGAGAACAAAgaggctattgaataaagtaagtaatgaagttagaatcccatatttgtgacatatagtaatcaatcccttttaatctcttagttaatgttccttagtataatctcttagttaatcgtagttataaacaatctctatttgttaatcgtcttagcattgaataataaccataccattgttgcataagtgcattgattgaaattaacctaaaccagtctctgtgggaacgaactagaaataaatctatattacttgcgatcgcatatacttgcgtgaatattagccCGTATTTTCGTCTGAACAAGTACCCAACCCATTTAATATAGTTTGATTTTTTTAACCCAACCATAGATCaggttttttttaaaataatttaatctTCCTAAAAGAGGGTTGGGTTGGGTCAGTTTGATCGGGTTGACGAACCCATGAACACCCCTAGTTGTTACTTCTACAGAGTTCCTTGCGTGAGTGCTACAGTAGTATTTTCCATCtattttacaattatttttaatatattataataacttGTATAACGTTTATCTAAAAAAAAGATATGTACGTGGATTTTCCCAAGTTCAATTTTGTAGTAGTGATTTATCATCATTCATAATATTTTCCTAAGTTTCTACAACATATCATATTATgatttttgaaatcaacttatTATCATAATATTCTCCCAAAATTTCTCCTCCTCTGTCTTTAAATCAATTTAACATCTTAATTTTCTCTTAAAATTCTTTTTAATACCATTTCTTCTCTTTCTCCTACAATCAATTTACTACATtacatttttctaaaatttttcttttaatttttagcCAAAGAGAAATTAAAAGTTTGACGATTGCAGTTATGCAGGAGTGGGGAGGAGGTAAACCTGATCCGAAAGcgcttggttattcttatgaccacTTGACGGGTGGTCGTCCGGAGGATCAGATGTATGCTGGTGGTACGACCCAGGCGagtagagcagcttggagagctcagttgggtgaGGAGGCCGGTCATTCGCAGCAACAGTAGTCACAACTGCAGCATGAGGAAGCACAGGGCAGTACTGGTATGAGTTCAGcgcagtataggcgcttgatgaggaggatTGACGCGATGCATGACATTCATAGTCTATTTACACGAACCTTACCCATGCGTTGATGACCGAATTTAGAGCCACAAGAGTTGATAtctagtggccagtttttggtaaGGATGTTGTGTACCCGTCTTCGGACACTCCTGACACACCACACCatgagggtgatgaccctgattctgagtaggtttgtctgattccttactattaccttcactgaggataatgaatatttaaagtttcggggtagtagttaaggattatatgttatgtgtgagttgtatatagtttgcatatttatgatagattagttcatatagttgcatatttgtcatgtagtagtttttttatgttgtatgttagtatgttgcatatagtttcatgcatctgcattataacatgatcccttaagtttgcttttccaattgatttgtgacattgatgctagtgtagtgatttCGTATAGAGTGATGTTAAGTCCTATCGAgttaatttgcatgctagaagcaagtaatttcactaagtcttataggttgcttgagggctagatcatgatcatgttttgtttgtttgtcgaggtttaatcaattgtttatatttaaaatttaggatattctcttaatgacaaaataacatggaaatttaaaaattggagaaatttTTTTGGATTTCATTGGTAGTTGTTATGGCaaggtgtcaaatggctagtagccagctcattttatatgagtagtctagggttgaacaagatgaagcgaaacacactcgttcagaaattttgaaaaaaaaatagaaaaaaagaagaaaaattgtgttatgcataattgatcacgagtgggatatttaatactcgagttattaagttcttaggggattttgtgcctagtgacctaaggcttttatagtctgagatccactaacctaacactcgctacatggaTATTATTGCATAAGCGTTTTGTGGATCTCACTCATTGCACATCCAAATAAGCAGATTTGTGTTATTTAtatgttatgaataaaagcatgaatccatgtataactccgatataagaattgaagtgttgacaatcattttgagtttagattttattctatttataaccttgtgattgccttgatgagtagtgagtcatgattgttgatctagcCGTAaaagtatatctgtaagcatttgcattGCTCATCGATTGGTTTGGTTAATCTGAgaggatcgttgcattcatatagtttgcattaacgcatttttatttcttgttcttttactctatttatgcttgaggaaaaGCATCGGTTCAAGgttgggggtgtgttaagtggcatttatgtccacttagaatgctctataaaagtttgaattggtgttttatactcaagttatttgtgtatttgatgtgtttttgtagtgtttttgcatttcaggcataaataaaagactcaggagatttagcattgttttggtgctaaattggtgttaggatggtgttcAAGAAGATTGCTCGAGGATTGCCAACTCAAACCAGCTAAGATAAtaagaaaataaatattttccagaaggtcagcgcggTCGCGCCGAAGATGCAGAAttgcagcgcgcccgcgctggtgaggcgcgcggccgcgccgagtCGATTTCCAGGAATCTTTTTTCTACTACAATTCTGATTTTCtggacttctaatctgcatgggctgctatagAATGTTAACTTAAGATCGTTTTTCAATAACAAGACacaccagagcttaaggagaaggcgtatGAAGACCATATAACATAATttaaccaaggcgaagaggatctagtttattcttgtgattctttattttaagttataatcttggatgctagttttcttacttgtgaactTATACTCTTGTTACATACttagtttattatttattcagtataaagactacgtttattataccatgttttcatcggaacccacgttgatgatgagtccgattatgggctaatcgttatcgtggggttctagcggatttacttatggatttctttagttaatatattttgatgccttagtgtatggtgattgtatgatatcctagtattggttgtgcttattcgtcttatgagcgtcgcgaacttataagatatcgtgttaatctctattgaagcgaaagtgaatatagtggtttagaacttgccatgctagcataggttcatgtaattgatatgcatgatttgtaggtaattttaaccatcttacttgtcccatgtaatcatgatagataacttgtgcattaaaccgttatgttgtcaaattctatagacatatagggtctcaatataattggtgtccaTTCAACATCTATCTCTTTATTGGATGTCTGATAGTAGAGTAatagtacaacgaaagttggcgtttactagtttcgtgttatctgattagagtaatcaccattacatgctaaggttgagaacaaagAGGCTATTGAATAATGTAAGTATGAAGTTTGAATCCCATGTTTGTGACATATAGTAATCAAtcccttttaatctcttagttaatgtttcttagtataatctcttagttaatcgtagttataaacaatctccatttattaatcgtcttagcattgaataataaccataccattgttgcataagtgcattgattgaaattaacctaaaccagtctctgtggcaacgaactagaaataaatctatattacttgcgatcgcctatacttgcgtgaatattagccCGTATTGTCGTCTTAACAAGTACCCAACCCATTTAATACAGTTTGATTTTTTTTAACCCAACCATAGGTCGggtttttttaaataatttaatcgGCCTAAAAGAGGGTTGGGTTGAGTCGGTTTGATCGGGTTGACAACCCATGAACACCCCTAGTTGTTACTTCTATAAAGTTCCTTGCGTGAGTGCTACAGTAGTATTTTCCATCTATTTTACaattatttttgaatatattataataacttGCATAGCGTTTTTCTAAAAAAAGATATGTACGTGGCTTTTCCTAAGTTCAATTTTATAGTAGTGATTTATCATCATTCATAATATTTTCATAAGTTTCTACAACATATCATATTATgatttttgaaatcaacttatTATCATAATATTCTTCTAAAATTTCTGCTCCTTTGTCTTTAATTCAACTTAACATCTTAATATTCTCTTAAAATTCTTTTTTAATACCATTTCTTCTCTTTCTCCTACAATCAATTTACTACATtagatttttctaaaatttttcttttaatttttagcCAAAGAAATATAACAAAGACAagtatttataaatatattttctcaatattttttaaaattattataccGATATATTATTATACTTATGTAAAATATGTAAATGAGAAGATGGGGGCGATGAGATGAAGTCTATCATATCGTTTTAATCTATTTTTGTAactttttcaaaattttatattattaaattagaaaaaataataatttattattgactaataaataatataaattctATGATCTCAGATTTGTAAATAATGAGAAAGCGATTCATTGGTGTAAATACGTTTAAAGAAAGAACAACTTTTTAAACTTTCtgatttattatatttatttattattcaaaattTTAGAATGATCAAAATAAAAAAAGATAAGAAATATAAAGAAAAAAAAAGATGCTAAACATTATTTGAGAAAGCCCTAAGTGCCGTTTAGTAAAATAATTAAACCTACCCTTGCCACAGGAGGAGAATTTATAATTATGGttatgtcgcttaaatgcggtttacttGATTCACGCTATTGCGTGAGTCTGTAGAATTTAGCCTGTGCACACCCGAAAAATAGCGGCTGccataaaaaaaataaaattttgctACCTTTATTCTTCTGATGTTTGGGTAGAATGTGAAACTTTCTTTTTTCTCTATATACGTTAGTTGGGCCGCTAACATGCATGTTAGCTGCTGTGAGAAAGTAAGTAACTCCAAACATGCATCCCACCAAGTTCTACATAAATATGTCCATGAGATTGGGTGTGTATGTATTATTATTAGGTTTTTTTAGGGTGCGTGTGTTAAGCCCGTAATTTCttgaatttaatttattttaattaatgaaattTTTGTTTACGAAGGAGGTCggttattattaagaaatatGAATTAATTAGAATAAACAAAAAATTTATGAGATTCCACTCTATTGAATCAGAAATTTGATTATAATTACATGCAGGGAAAATGTTAGGGACACCAAATTGGTTCCCAGCAAAATTATAAAATATCATAATGAAATGAACCCcctatatatatatcaaaagcaccaattaaattatttcaaaatgCTACGTCACTCATAACACATCATGTAACAATTTTTTATACTATTTTTTTGCCTACGGCATTACTCTTACACGCACAATAAGTAACATTTGTGTTAGACACACTGCACATATGGCTGAGATAGCACACATACATACCCTGCAATATCTAATTCTATAGTTGAGGGGAATCAAAATCTCTCCTTTGAGAAAAGGATAGCTACCTGACTACATGCTGACGTTTTCTTTTTGTCCTGTGGGGAATAAAGATTTTTTGGCCGCACACTGTCTGGTGGTGAACCAAACAAAGTGTACGTAACCTTTTGCGCTTTCGCTACATTATCTTCAACAAATATTCATCTATTCCCGAAGTAATAGACTTTTTGAAATTATTCCAAAATTTGGTATAAAACGATTAGTAATCGGTAGGATTTGGTTGGAGGGATATTTGATATATGAGGTAAGTTAGGTTCCTGTGTATATAATTCATAAATTGTATATAATAACCAAGGAGAATATCACATGTATTTTAAATtgtatataatatataattttatatttttttaaaaaaaaattaaacgtTCAATTTTTGATCAAGAACcctaaaattattaaataagttaAAGAATTATATTTTATATGCACTGCATGTCACACAAACTCTTAGAGTATTGATGATAAATGTATAGACGAAGGGAAAAGGAACGTGAGAGATGGAGAGAACATGGGAAGAAAGCTGTAGATAtgtttttttgtgatttgtttacGGAAAGCGCCGTTAGTTATGGATTCCACGCCAAAAGTTGACACCTTTCCTTTGCCACCAGCTGCGACTGTGTGTGAGACCTGGCCTTGGGAATCAACTCGTTGTTAGTATTACTTTTCTTTCTATATTAACTTACAAAAACATTAGGCTGAAACGCGCAATAATTACAAAgaatttattaatataatttcGGAATCTAATCAAAGAATTGTCGAAATCCTTCAACTACATTATTATTTTTCTGCACAATGACAACTTAATTATTCATCAACTTATACATATACATTTCATCACTACTAGATTCAGCTGTCTAAATCTTGCATGTCACGGGGAGGTCGATCCGCAGTTCATCAACGATGTTTCCTTGAGTTTGAATTCTTTATAAGCTCACCGAGTTTGATCTGGTAGTTGAGATGATGGAGCACTCGCACTTGCCTAGGGGCATATGATTTTCATGTTTATCAATTAAGGAATTTTTAATGTTGGGATGGCCGAAAGATTCAAAAAGGAGCTGGCATCCCCACTTTTCTGCTGCCAAGCTACGACATCTACTAGATAATATTAATGTTTGTATAATTTATATTCTCAAAACTAAGTGAAAGGCCGACAAATATACAAACATCCAGTACACCAAGCTTTGATATCCCATCTTTGGTACCTGCTAAACCAAAAGTAACAAAAACCAAAGAATAATTATAAGAACCATTTTGATCACGAATATGCATAAACAAAGAAAAACAATAAGAACCAAATTGAATTTACCTTATGATCATAACTTGCTGAAGAGGTGAGAGAAATGGAAGCGGTTGAAGTTGGTGCTGAAGTTGATGTTGAGGTCGACGTTGAGGTTGAGGTTGAGGTTGATGTTGAGGATGTAGTACTTACAGAGCCAGACAAGCCAACATTGTAGGCCATGCTTAAATCAGGTTGATACAAACCATAGTTTCGTTCGGAAGTTGGTCCAGGCTTCATGTCTTCATTGAACAATGCAAATAAATACACTTCAAGTCTCATCCTTGGTCTTAAAGGTGTTCCTTCATTTCCATATtgtcttctcaacaaattccttccATAAGTGGCTGCATTGGTTGGATTTGCACCGACTTCATTTTGGTCACCTTTTGATGGCCACCCTGTTTCTGAAACCCGAACCTCTATGGCATTGAAACCTAATCGAAGCATTGCAAACAGAACTGAGTCTACCTGAGCATATAACATGTTGTCGTAGCGTAGTTTTGTGTAAGGATCAATCATTCCAGCATTAGGGTTAAATAAGACATAGTCTAAGGAAATTCCATTAGGAGCATCTTTGTATGCAAAGTAGGGATATGCATTTATCCAAAATGGGGATTTAGTTGTCGACAAGAAGTGTAGAAACTGTGTCATTATTGCAGTGAGCTCGGGTTGAAAACAACCTGCTGAAGGAGGGTAGGAACTTGCAAGAACAGCTAGAGAAGAAGGGGTTGAAACTTGAATATATTGATCAAGTCCTAGCTGAACCAGAGCTCCATGAACATTTATAATGGCTGGCACAAGTTTGGCCACAAGAGATGTATCGTCTCCAGTAAAAACCTCGTTTCCAACTGCGATTCCTGTGATTTTAGTAGCCGGAACATATGGTTTTATGTGAGTGTTTACCCACTGAAGCGCTTGTTGTGGATCCATTAAAACATCTAACATGTCATTCGCAACCGTAACACTTAATTCAACACCAGAGTGCGCAAATGCAGTTAAAATCTGAGGATTCGTGTCGTAAATTCTTGCTTTCGTGATCCTGATTGACTGTAGAAGTTGAAGAACTTTTTCGGGTTGAGGTAGATTGTTGCCAATTTGGCCATAATTGATACCAAAACATTGGACTCGTGTTAAAAAACTAAATCCTGCCAAAAACAGCATTCAAGATTCTCATTAGACAAGTAGCTCAACATTAATATTCGTATATTCACACATGCAAAATGAAAGAACTATAATACCTGAAAAAGAGAAAGCGAGGATTACGAGAATAATGTGCAACAGGGCACTTCTTTTAAAAAGAATCGCCATAATTCCAGAAAGAGATCGAGAATGATAGAAAACTCGGGAGAGAGAGATGGGAGGGAGATTTAGTAATGGTTCAAGTGGGGAGGGAGGGGGAAAGAAAATGTAGTGTTTGGAACAGATATTTATAATGTACAAGTCGTAAATATGATGTAGATAGAGCAGAGCGGTTAATTCTTTTCTTGGCTtgtttgaataattgttatttgGGTTTAGGGGTTAAAAGATTGCCTAGCCTTTAGGGCTTAAACGACTTTGtcttctcttctctctcttcttaTCTTTTTCTTATTCACATTTCTCATCTCGTGTGTTTTCTTTTGTTTGTACAGATGTCTTGCCGAAGGAGGTTAGCACCTTATCAATTTGACAAATATGCCCTTCTACGGACACTTTCTTCACACGAAAGAAAAGAGTACCATCCTATATATATTTGTAATTGTATATTGTAAATGAATTTTACGAACTAAAAACATGCATGTGACGTGCATGTTTCTTTCGTACTAATTTAAGTTTggttttatgtttttaatttttaaataaccCAGCTGTCAACTCAAGGATGCAGAGACTTACTCGTAGAGTTTGTTTCAGGATTTCTAGGATCATACTAGGAGTGGAACTGAGTAGGAGTTTTAGTTACTGATTTTTAGGACTCAATAACTCTGAGCTATCTTTTATATATTTCGGATGTAATCTTCATTTCTGTTTACAACAATATATCAATTTGTTTCTCAAAGTTTACACCTAAGTTACTGTGTATGTGTGTATATCAGCTTCGATCTCTTTAATTGGTATCAAAGCCAAGTATTCATACTATAGTACTCACAACAAACTGAGAAATGGATGCCGGAAAAGGTAAGACAGGATCGTTTGGATTAACCTACCCAATGCTGACCAGGAGTAAATACACGGTATGAGTATTGAAGATGAAGATCTTTATGCAGGCTTAAGGGGGTGTGGATTGTTGTAGGATCCAGTGATGCAAAGGCAGCGGTTGACGAGAAAACTGACAAGGTCGCTTTGGCTATGTTTAATCAAGGCATACTTGAGGATATGCCATTGTCAATCGCTGAGAAGAAAATGGCAAAAGAAAGATGGGAATCCATTCGAGTAATGTGTCAGAAAGCTGATCGTGTGAAAAGGGCCAGGGTTCAGACGCTAAAAGCGTAGTTTGAGTCACTCCGTATGGATTACAATGAAAATCTTGATGACTTTTACATGAAAATGAATGGGTTGGTGTCTACAATTCAAGCTTTAGGAGAAGGGATGGATGAAACATATGTGGTTAAAAAGCTACTTCGCTATGTTCCGCCTAAGTTTCTTTACATCGCTGCAATAATTGAGCAGTTTGGGGATTTAGAGAAAATGTCAGTTGAAGAAGCTATTGGGTCTCTTCAAGCTCACGAGGAGAGGCCGAAGGGCCAAAGCGATACTGCAGGAAGCAAGCTTCTACTGACAGAAGATGAATGGAACAAGCGTGAAAGAAATAACGACAAACTTTTACTCACTCGAGAGGACTGTATGAAGAGAACAAACAAGGAAGCCACAGATGGGCAGTCAAGTTTCAGAGGACGAGGTGGACGTGGTTACAAAGGGGCTGGACGAGATAGAAGCACTATaagatgcttcaactgtaatgtGATGGGGCATTATGCTGCAGAATGTAAGAGACCACAACGAGAGAGGAATCAAAGGCCTGAGGCAAACCTGGCACAAATAAAGGACGACGAACTTGCATTGTTGTCATCAGAATTAGATGAGAGCAAAGCTAAAATGGTTCTACTGAATGAATACAACATTATTCCCAAGTTGGAGACTAGTGCAAAAGAAAGAAAAACCACACAACTGTGGTACTTGGACAACAGTGCTAGTAATCACATGAGTGGGGAAAAGTCTAAATTCTCAAAATTAGATGAATATGTAACAGGAGAGGTAAAGTTTGGTGATAGGTCAATTTTGTGTATCAAAGAAAAGGGGTCGATTTCGTTTAAGTGCAAGACCGGAGATGAAAAGGTATTTAATGATGTGTTCTTCATCCCAACCCTGTGCAACAATATTATTAGTCTTGGGAAAATGTCAGAACAGAAAAATAATGGGTTGATGAATGGGGAATTTTTATGGGTATACGACAATGATGGAAagctgaaaggcatatgtcatagcctatttgtttattcgagattttaactcaactcaaataagaatgtaataagtaaatagtagatccacagtcaaagagatctctccaagtaacatctgtcaaaggattcagtaTCAATGTTCATCTACAGCTTGAGAAATTACTTCAcaggaagaagttcaagaaattgatcaagcctcagtgatataaatcaatattgtggatttaatcaagtgacagagatatcgtcagggtatcaaatatttacagggatttaatctgaagaaaatcaagttattaaagtcaagacatgaagaaacgtcacgaaagttagtcactcatgaaccagacagtacatcgaatGTCAACATTGATGTgctggaattgattcataattatcagaagattttcaaaagaatggttgttgttcaagagtagtattaattctctattaattaattaagtcgtataatttaattaagagaataaattatatctgcaaagattaatttattgattaattgaattaattgattaattaattctgaattaatattataaattttcagaattgattttgaatttaaattcaatattaattcagcaagacaatcttttgaactagtatgacaatcggtatgacaatcaatagtcataccgaaagtcatgcaagttcatttgattgtcttacCGGAAGTCTTACTAGCTGTtgggattgtcatgccagttcatttaactgtcataccgaaagtcttaccaactggtggaattgtcttgctagctcaattgATTGTCTCAcagatagtcatgctagttcaattcattctgttgattgaatataaaaagacagaagcagaaGCTCATTCATTATAGAACAACAACCTGAAGAAAGAAAATATCAGAAGCATTTCATCTCTCTCAACTGCATTCAGAGCTTATTAATTTCTAGTCATTAATGTTAaattcaaaccactagaaatcattatcttgttgttgtgtaactatctagcggatcaaaattcctagaacttaatctcaaattgctttaagcatttgatctttttatttcaaaaataaaaaaagttcatgtcaaatttattttagatttggaataatttatttgagattaatcccttgtaaacgataccgttgttgtagcacctttcaagtttaataatagttttatttaacttaaattttgttttaCTTTTTTATTCCGCGTTTTATTCGATGAAAcagtatagtttgtattcaacccccttctacaaacatattgggacctaacaattggtatcagagccttctgattaacgaacaaatcaagatcctagacttttgtgattcttccactccttgaatttttatttactcaaaaattcataatgactacacaaaaagttggaaccgttaaaattccactgttcgataaagaaaattatattatgtggaagaagaagatgctcttgtttttacaagttgcaaatcccaaatatctgtacgtgttaaagaagggtccaaaaattccgatggttattgaaccagaggttatagaagatgatattgtaattaccaaagctagaacctatgtaaaagatcctgaggatttttctcctgctgaaaaagaagaagcctccttggatgccatccttcaattaattttcgttgattcccttgatcccttgatgaacagacatgtgatgaactgtaaaaattccaaagacatctgggaaactattgagatgaTTAATGATGGCACAGAGGAAGTTCgagagaacaagttagagatcctaacctctgagtctttaaatccaatccaggagaaggaatcactgaagtgtttgagaggtacaatgcattgatcaacaacctgaacataaatggaaaatattattcaatcaggtaggtcaacaaaaagttccttttaacactgccaactcatcttgaacatagaatcactgccataagagaagcgagagatctgaatgagatttctttggaaaggctctatggtgtgctaaaaacctatgagttggagcagattcagcagaaggaagtctacgagaaaggaagagtggtcaacacatctactgctctagtagctgaagaacaacaacaacaacaacaacaatctcaacagtcagagagaatggtacagtcttccaaggctgaagaaaatgtgatagtagcagaatctgaccctcctactacaaatcaatcaggagatgatttttactccttggaagaactggagcaattggaagatgag
This window contains:
- the LOC141670889 gene encoding glucan endo-1,3-beta-glucosidase 14-like isoform X2, which gives rise to MAILFKRSALLHIILVILAFSFSGFSFLTRVQCFGINYGQIGNNLPQPEKVLQLLQSIRITKARIYDTNPQILTAFAHSGVELSVTVANDMLDVLMDPQQALQWVNTHIKPYVPATKITGIAVGNEVFTGDDTSLVAKLVPAIINVHGALVQLGLDQYIQVSTPSSLAVLASSYPPSAGCFQPELTAIMTQFLHFLSTTKSPFWINAYPYFAYKDAPNGISLDYVLFNPNAGMIDPYTKLRYDNMLYAQVDSVLFAMLRLGFNAIEVRVSETGWPSKGDQNEVGANPTNAATYGRNLLRRQYGNEGTPLRPRMRLEVYLFALFNEDMKPGPTSERNYGLYQPDLSMAYNVGLSGSVSTTSSTSTSTSTSTSTSTSTSAPTSTASISLTSSASYDHKVPKMGYQSLVYWMFVYLSAFHLVLRI
- the LOC141670889 gene encoding glucan endo-1,3-beta-glucosidase 14-like isoform X1 yields the protein MAILFKRSALLHIILVILAFSFSGFSFLTRVQCFGINYGQIGNNLPQPEKVLQLLQSIRITKARIYDTNPQILTAFAHSGVELSVTVANDMLDVLMDPQQALQWVNTHIKPYVPATKITGIAVGNEVFTGDDTSLVAKLVPAIINVHGALVQLGLDQYIQVSTPSSLAVLASSYPPSAGCFQPELTAIMTQFLHFLSTTKSPFWINAYPYFAYKDAPNGISLDYVLFNPNAGMIDPYTKLRYDNMLYAQVDSVLFAMLRLGFNAIEVRVSETGWPSKGDQNEVGANPTNAATYGRNLLRRQYGNEGTPLRPRMRLEVYLFALFNEDMKPGPTSERNYGLYQPDLSMAYNVGLSGSVSTTSSTSTSTSTSTSTSTSTSAPTSTASISLTSSASYDHKQVPKMGYQSLVYWMFVYLSAFHLVLRI